The Desulfovibrio inopinatus DSM 10711 genome includes a region encoding these proteins:
- a CDS encoding M15 family metallopeptidase yields MYIHFFKQRHSIWCGVLLSMMMCCVPSILEATDIWPMERESLLLAKQLQTGYPDYIQAIETDNYGSTWILLHSGERFLFDDKRSKTLNETLNAPDLQDMLAQPYCIGAVLAAPQPGEHPGRVRVEAFFQAVYGKNRKAVEANLVPVVFLGKTVSFNVQNHAAEALSRVSEELSALLVTHPAYKRYILPVNGTMAWRTIAGTKRLSTHSFGIAIDLAAQHNGYWRYRGRPGAVLDERQAFPQEVVDIFERNGFIWGGKWWEYDFMHFEYRPELVIMQERCEPNDNG; encoded by the coding sequence ATGTATATACATTTCTTTAAACAGCGCCACTCCATCTGGTGTGGAGTGTTGCTGTCTATGATGATGTGCTGTGTCCCCAGTATTCTCGAGGCCACCGACATATGGCCAATGGAACGTGAATCATTGCTTTTGGCAAAGCAACTTCAAACTGGATATCCTGATTATATTCAGGCCATTGAAACCGACAATTACGGCAGCACATGGATTCTCCTTCATTCTGGAGAACGCTTTCTGTTTGACGATAAGCGGTCAAAAACGTTGAATGAGACGCTGAACGCCCCTGATCTCCAGGACATGCTTGCTCAACCCTACTGTATTGGGGCTGTTCTCGCAGCTCCTCAACCGGGAGAACATCCAGGACGAGTTCGTGTCGAAGCGTTTTTTCAGGCTGTATACGGCAAGAACCGGAAGGCTGTTGAAGCCAACCTGGTTCCTGTTGTTTTTTTGGGAAAAACCGTTTCCTTTAACGTGCAGAATCATGCGGCGGAGGCACTTTCACGTGTAAGTGAAGAACTTAGCGCTCTTCTCGTCACGCATCCCGCGTACAAACGGTACATCCTCCCCGTCAATGGAACAATGGCATGGCGGACGATTGCCGGGACAAAGAGACTCAGCACGCATAGCTTTGGTATCGCGATTGACCTTGCCGCCCAGCATAACGGGTATTGGCGATATCGGGGGCGACCGGGGGCCGTCTTGGACGAACGCCAGGCTTTTCCTCAAGAGGTGGTCGATATTTTTGAAAGAAATGGTTTTATCTGGGGCGGCAAGTGGTGGGAATACGACTTTATGCACTTTGAATATCGGCCGGAACTCGTGATCATGCAAGAACGTTGCGAGCCAAACGACAACGGTTGA
- a CDS encoding diguanylate cyclase domain-containing protein: MTKREFVSTETIQSLYTPNIVSVGSDTSISSVIDTMRQNNASCVLVLEERRPLGIFTEKNVVKIAARMNQGIFDFPVSSAMSTPVYTATEAMVMDDAFKVLSDNNVTHLVVVDDLGGVKGILSRSCLMRNLGLEYFLEFKRVGDVMNPDVMTAPLDMKLSKAIHRMTERALSCLVTVEEEQPLGIVTERDIARLVLEMSHESDPVLADVMTTPVLTVDILDSVYEASIRMQAEQVCRLVVVEHERELRGLLTLSDIIGGMERRYIREVRNALNYKGGRLRETICDSLQKQLLLDNILSSALNVGVIATDEALHVTYYNKSAEDILGFVPEHVIGCHIESIHAMLGIPAERIRAVIESIHFKARHAFSFEFKKNGIAARYIDATVSCIRDDDCIVYGYVLTIQDVTERHQSEQMIWKLAYHDPLTQLPNRLLISDRLGQALNAAERNNDYMALMMLDLDHFKYINDTLGHSAGDQLLISVARCLERPLRKSDTVARMGGDEFFVLLPKIASENDASLVAEKLLQSVRSPHRVGDHCINVTTSIGVALYPHDGTDAESLIKAADNALYKAKDLGRDVYTFL, translated from the coding sequence ATGACAAAACGCGAATTCGTTTCGACTGAAACCATTCAGTCTCTATATACCCCAAATATTGTGAGTGTTGGATCTGATACCAGTATCAGTTCTGTCATAGACACGATGCGGCAAAACAATGCCAGCTGTGTTCTTGTCCTCGAAGAGCGTCGTCCTCTCGGTATTTTTACGGAAAAAAATGTTGTCAAAATTGCGGCACGCATGAATCAGGGGATCTTTGATTTCCCCGTGTCTTCGGCCATGTCCACACCTGTTTACACGGCAACTGAAGCCATGGTTATGGATGATGCTTTCAAAGTTTTGTCGGACAACAACGTGACCCACCTTGTCGTGGTGGATGATCTGGGAGGTGTTAAAGGCATTCTATCTCGGTCTTGCCTCATGCGTAACCTTGGATTAGAATATTTTCTTGAATTTAAGCGGGTTGGTGACGTTATGAATCCAGACGTCATGACCGCTCCTTTAGATATGAAATTATCCAAGGCCATACACCGTATGACAGAAAGGGCATTGAGCTGTCTCGTCACCGTAGAAGAGGAGCAACCTCTTGGTATTGTCACTGAGCGGGATATTGCTCGACTTGTCCTTGAAATGTCCCATGAAAGCGACCCGGTTCTTGCCGATGTGATGACAACGCCTGTTTTGACCGTCGATATCTTGGACTCGGTATATGAAGCATCAATACGTATGCAAGCGGAGCAGGTGTGCCGTTTGGTCGTTGTGGAACATGAGAGAGAATTGCGCGGACTTCTCACGCTTTCCGATATCATTGGAGGAATGGAAAGACGTTATATTCGTGAGGTTCGGAACGCACTCAATTATAAGGGGGGGCGGCTTCGTGAGACTATTTGTGATTCTCTGCAAAAACAGCTTTTATTAGATAATATTCTCAGTTCCGCGCTTAATGTTGGCGTTATCGCGACAGACGAAGCCTTACATGTCACGTATTATAATAAATCCGCTGAAGACATTTTAGGTTTTGTCCCCGAACATGTCATTGGTTGTCACATTGAATCCATCCACGCTATGCTTGGCATTCCAGCCGAGCGTATTAGGGCAGTCATAGAAAGTATTCATTTCAAGGCAAGACATGCATTTTCTTTTGAGTTCAAAAAGAACGGGATCGCAGCCCGGTATATTGATGCAACGGTCTCTTGTATTCGTGATGATGATTGTATCGTTTACGGCTATGTCTTGACAATCCAAGATGTGACGGAGCGGCATCAAAGCGAACAAATGATCTGGAAGTTAGCGTATCACGATCCATTGACGCAGCTTCCGAATCGGCTTCTCATCTCGGACAGACTCGGACAGGCCCTAAATGCCGCTGAGCGCAATAATGACTATATGGCACTTATGATGCTTGACCTTGACCATTTTAAATATATCAACGATACGCTTGGACATTCTGCCGGAGATCAATTGCTCATCAGCGTTGCTCGGTGTCTGGAAAGACCGCTTCGAAAGTCTGATACCGTGGCTCGAATGGGCGGTGATGAATTTTTCGTTCTTTTACCAAAAATTGCATCAGAGAATGATGCATCTCTTGTTGCAGAGAAGCTTCTTCAATCTGTACGTTCACCACATCGTGTTGGAGATCACTGTATAAACGTGACAACAAGTATTGGTGTTGCCCTTTATCCTCATGATGGTACGGATGCTGAATCGCTCATTAAAGCTGCCGACAACGCCCTCTATAAAGCGAAAGATCTTGGACGTGATGTATATACATTTCTTTAA
- a CDS encoding NUDIX domain-containing protein, translating to MKQSAGLLPFRRTKGGLEVLLVHPGGPWFAKRDHRVWSIAKGEFTEGEESPFEAALREFHEETGLLPHSDAEFIFLGVRRQAGGKCIHAYAVEAEFPEEYVTSNTFTMEWPPGSGCMQSFPEVDRATWFPLKIAEEKLIPGQDGFLIDLVRALALDTPPQCRPKTAKRESRRAAD from the coding sequence ATGAAACAAAGTGCAGGGCTGCTGCCATTTCGTCGAACTAAAGGCGGATTGGAAGTCTTACTCGTCCACCCTGGAGGCCCCTGGTTTGCCAAGCGTGACCACCGCGTCTGGTCTATAGCCAAAGGAGAATTTACGGAAGGAGAAGAATCTCCCTTCGAAGCGGCTCTGCGCGAATTCCATGAGGAAACTGGGCTGTTGCCTCATTCCGATGCAGAATTCATTTTTCTTGGGGTACGCCGTCAAGCAGGTGGAAAATGCATCCACGCATACGCTGTTGAAGCTGAGTTTCCGGAAGAATACGTCACAAGCAATACCTTTACAATGGAATGGCCGCCGGGATCAGGCTGCATGCAGTCTTTTCCCGAAGTCGACCGAGCGACCTGGTTTCCACTGAAGATTGCCGAAGAAAAATTGATCCCTGGACAGGATGGTTTTCTCATTGACCTGGTTCGAGCTCTTGCGCTTGACACCCCACCTCAATGTCGCCCCAAAACAGCGAAAAGGGAGAGTCGCCGTGCTGCAGATTGA
- a CDS encoding YkgJ family cysteine cluster protein → MWRHCWYFFRGKTPVIRGGCLQCGGCCRYITLMYEGKMIRSRWQFDRICKKDPVFRRFVVAENAFMKNLVFRCNLLSEEGTCLDYENRPQLCKDYPTRHMVYYGGAPSAHCGFYIAETTSFARILKKTIRANRKKERKGS, encoded by the coding sequence ATGTGGAGGCATTGTTGGTACTTCTTTCGAGGGAAGACACCCGTTATTCGAGGTGGTTGCTTACAATGTGGAGGTTGTTGCCGTTATATTACGTTGATGTACGAAGGCAAAATGATACGTAGTCGTTGGCAATTTGATCGTATTTGCAAGAAAGATCCCGTGTTCCGACGATTTGTCGTTGCTGAGAATGCTTTTATGAAGAACCTCGTTTTTCGATGCAACTTGTTATCGGAAGAGGGGACATGCCTTGATTACGAAAATCGTCCGCAATTGTGCAAAGACTATCCAACACGCCATATGGTATACTATGGAGGAGCCCCCTCAGCGCATTGCGGATTTTATATTGCTGAGACAACAAGTTTTGCCCGAATTTTGAAAAAAACCATCCGAGCGAATCGGAAAAAAGAGCGAAAAGGTTCGTGA
- a CDS encoding WcbI family polysaccharide biosynthesis putative acetyltransferase, with translation MKKKLCIIHANCQGGPLTTLLRQHPVFSNTYRIKHIVNYTREIIPDDDLRNCQLFLYQWLSKDWNELSSERLLSRLPSNAQPVCIPNLFFKHYWPLWDSKPGIDYSDRHLNMLIQRGLSAIEIIHIYLKTDIFKLYDIHTSLARSEEHERQKEQRWDIKVTDDILATYRQEALFSTINHPGLGLQIRIAQGVLDLLGYGPLSQTVLRAAHDAFGEFFLPIHPHVTQQLGLTFADNMKDYPVYGTRLTIKEYLLAYITCRQEGISDFISFLILYAQKHNRHEAPLT, from the coding sequence ATGAAGAAAAAGCTCTGCATCATCCACGCCAATTGCCAGGGTGGGCCACTGACCACGTTGTTACGTCAGCACCCTGTCTTTAGTAATACTTACCGTATTAAACACATTGTCAATTATACCCGTGAAATAATTCCAGACGACGACCTTCGGAATTGTCAGCTTTTCCTGTATCAGTGGCTTTCGAAAGACTGGAATGAACTGTCCAGTGAACGTTTGCTCTCGCGTCTTCCGTCAAACGCCCAACCAGTATGTATTCCAAATCTTTTCTTTAAACACTATTGGCCACTGTGGGATTCGAAACCAGGCATCGACTACAGCGACAGACATCTTAACATGTTAATACAACGCGGTCTATCTGCCATTGAAATTATTCACATCTATCTCAAGACAGATATATTTAAATTATATGATATTCATACGTCTCTTGCTCGTTCTGAAGAACATGAACGACAAAAAGAACAACGGTGGGATATCAAAGTGACTGACGATATTCTGGCAACTTACCGACAAGAAGCTCTTTTTTCTACAATCAATCATCCAGGACTCGGGCTTCAAATACGTATCGCCCAGGGCGTGCTCGATCTGTTAGGGTATGGCCCTCTTTCACAAACCGTTCTTCGAGCGGCACACGACGCCTTCGGAGAATTCTTTCTTCCGATACATCCCCATGTCACTCAGCAGCTCGGTCTCACATTTGCTGACAACATGAAGGACTATCCCGTTTATGGCACCCGCTTGACCATCAAGGAATACCTTCTTGCCTACATAACGTGCCGGCAGGAGGGGATCTCGGATTTCATTTCTTTTCTCATTCTTTATGCTCAAAAGCACAACCGCCATGAGGCTCCTCTTACGTAA